The following are encoded together in the Triticum dicoccoides isolate Atlit2015 ecotype Zavitan chromosome 6B, WEW_v2.0, whole genome shotgun sequence genome:
- the LOC119322785 gene encoding S-adenosylmethionine synthase, which yields MAEVETFLFTSESVNEGHPDKLCDQISDAVLDACLAEDPDSKVACETCTKTNMVMVFGEITTKANVDYEKIVRDTCRGIGFVSNDVGLDADHCKVLVNIEQQSPDIAQGVHGHFTKRPEEIGAGDQGHMFGYATDETPEFMPLSHVLATKLGARLTEVRKNATCPWLRPDGKTQVTVEYHNDNGAMVPIRVHTVLISTQHDETVTNDEIAADLKEHVIKPVIPEQYLDENTIFHLNPSGRFVIGGPHGDAGLTGRKIIIDTYGGWGAHGGGAFSGKDPTKVDRSGAYVARQAAKSIVASGIARRCIVQVSYAIGVPEPLSVFVDTYGTGKIPDKEILEIVKENFDFRPGMIIINLDLKRGGKGRYLKTAAYGHFGREGADFTWEVVKPLKWEKPSA from the coding sequence ATGGCTGAAGTTGAAACCTTCCTCTTCACGTCTGAGTCTGTCAATGAGGGGCACCCTGACAAGCTCTGCGACCAGATATCTGATGCTGTGCTAGATGCATGCCTGGCTGAAGACCCTGACAGCAAGGTTGCTTGTGAGACATGCACCAAGACCAACATGGTCATGGTTTTCGGTGAGATCACTACCAAGGCCAATGTTGACTATGAGAAGATTGTCAGGGATACTTGCCGTGGCATCGGTTTTGTGTCCAATGATGTAGGGCTTGATGCTGACCACTGCAAGGTACTTGTCAACATTGAGCAGCAGTCCCCTGACATCGCGCAGGGTGTCCATGGCCACTTTACCAAGCGGCCTGAGGAGATTGGCGCTGGTGACCAGGGCCATATGTTTGGATATGCAACTGATGAGACTCCGGAGTTCATGCCCCTCAGCCATGTTCTTGCTACCAAGCTTGGTGCTCGTCTCACCGAGGTCCGCAAGAACGCCACCTGCCCGTGGTTGAGGCCTGATGGCAAGACCCAGGTGACTGTGGAGTATCACAATGACAATGGTGCTATGGTCCCTATACGTGTCCACACTGTGCTCATTTCCACCCAGCACGATGAGACAGTGACCAATGATGAGATTGCTGCTGATCTGAAGGAGCATGTGATTAAGCCTGTCATCCCAGAGCAGTACCTTGATGAGAATACCATCTTCCATCTCAACCCATCTGGCCGCTTTGTCATTGGTGGACCTCACGGTGATGCTGGTCTCACTGGCAGGAAGATCATCATTGACACCTATGGTGGCTGGGGAGCTCATGGTGGAGGCGCTTTCTCTGGCAAGGACCCGACCAAGGTTGACCGCAGTGGTGCATATGTTGCCAGGCAGGCAGCGAAGAGCATTGTTGCAAGCGGCATTGCCCGCCGCTGCATCGTCCAGGTGTCTTATGCTATTGGCGTGCCTGAACCACTCTCGGTGTTTGTCGACACATACGGCACGGGCAAGATCCCTGACAAGGAGATCCTCGAGATTGTCAAGGAGAACTTTGACTTCAGGCCAggcatgatcatcatcaacctcgacCTCAAGAGGGGTGGGAAGGGGCGCTACCTCAAGACGGCGGCATACGGTCACTTCGGCAGGGAGGGCGCAGACTTCACCTGGGAGGTGGTGAAGCCCCTCAAGTGGGAGAAGCCTTCTGCGTGA